The following coding sequences lie in one Onychomys torridus chromosome X, mOncTor1.1, whole genome shotgun sequence genomic window:
- the Bex3 gene encoding protein BEX3 isoform X2 has protein sequence MANIHQENEEMEQPLQNGQEDRPLGGGDGHQPAANNHHRRGQARRLAPNFRWAIPNRQINDGLGGDGDDMEMFMEEMREIRRKLRELQLRNCLRILMGELSNHHDHHDEFCLMP, from the coding sequence ATGGCAAATATCCACCAGGAAAACGAAGAAATGGAGCAGCCCCTGCAGAATGGGCAGGAAGACCGCCCTTTGGGAGGAGGTGATGGCCACCAGCCTGCTGCAAACAACCACCACCGAAGAGGACAGGCTCGCCGACTTGCCCCTAACTTTCGATGGGCAATACCCAATAGGCAGATTAATGATGGGTTGGGTGGAGATGGAGATGATATGGAAATGTTCATGGAAGAGATGAGAGAAATCAGGAGGAAACTTAGGGAGCTGCAGTTGAGAAATTGTCTGCGTATTCTTATGGGGGAGCTCTCTAATCACCATGATCATCATGATGAATTCTGCCTTATGCCTTGA
- the Bex3 gene encoding protein BEX3 isoform X1: MEQPLQNGQEDRPLGGGDGHQPAANNHHRRGQARRLAPNFRWAIPNRQINDGLGGDGDDMEMFMEEMREIRRKLRELQLRNCLRILMGELSNHHDHHDEFCLMP; this comes from the coding sequence ATGGAGCAGCCCCTGCAGAATGGGCAGGAAGACCGCCCTTTGGGAGGAGGTGATGGCCACCAGCCTGCTGCAAACAACCACCACCGAAGAGGACAGGCTCGCCGACTTGCCCCTAACTTTCGATGGGCAATACCCAATAGGCAGATTAATGATGGGTTGGGTGGAGATGGAGATGATATGGAAATGTTCATGGAAGAGATGAGAGAAATCAGGAGGAAACTTAGGGAGCTGCAGTTGAGAAATTGTCTGCGTATTCTTATGGGGGAGCTCTCTAATCACCATGATCATCATGATGAATTCTGCCTTATGCCTTGA